The Spiroplasma clarkii genome has a window encoding:
- a CDS encoding PTS sugar transporter subunit IIA, which yields MKVIKMNNFDKYFLVEECYFDVRVQDFAELIAKFSQIFITKGYVNVDWAQSMLTREKNYPTGLDMGAHCIAIPHTYSEFVQTSLIVPVVLQQKIPFVHMGSQENIIDVEVIFFLLIKEPHQQVDVLAKILNLCSQKNFITELKTAKTQTTMYETVLRNLNNGGI from the coding sequence ATGAAGGTTATTAAGATGAACAATTTTGATAAATATTTTCTGGTTGAAGAATGCTACTTTGATGTTAGGGTTCAAGATTTTGCTGAATTAATTGCTAAATTTAGTCAAATTTTCATAACAAAAGGTTATGTTAATGTTGACTGAGCTCAAAGTATGTTAACAAGAGAAAAAAATTATCCAACTGGACTAGATATGGGAGCACATTGTATTGCCATTCCTCACACTTATAGTGAATTTGTGCAGACATCCTTGATTGTTCCTGTAGTTTTACAACAAAAAATACCCTTTGTCCACATGGGTAGTCAAGAAAATATTATTGATGTTGAGGTGATTTTCTTTTTATTAATTAAAGAACCACATCAACAAGTTGATGTGCTAGCAAAAATTTTAAACTTATGTAGCCAAAAAAACTTTATAACTGAGCTTAAAACAGCAAAAACTCAAACAACTATGTATGAAACTGTTTTAAGAAATCTAAATAATGGAGGGATATAA
- a CDS encoding ABC transporter permease subunit, whose translation METFKFNNKILAFHLKMAWKWILFFGIVAIFATSAAMLFAQTVPGEVIQGPYIARIFISENTAENGSNYLFIETSQSGVINGFLFTAPSLLILGIISTVFINDFILKEINQGKILSWLTFAVSRKQVILLKIIAINVINLILTCTMSIIIMVFCALAVDANQYFGRVVLYCFNFILFNLVFTTILALAALYMTEKIRIFNLLVAIILLYLFITWFLYFVVYVGQGGDIQENAFRGLKAVKYFSIQSFIVNPLDFTDKSKTVENIVGDYFVVTEVFELNQKNEWLLWFGPIAYLGVLASTGYLCAWKFTRAEIMV comes from the coding sequence ATGGAAACATTTAAATTTAACAATAAAATCTTGGCCTTTCATTTGAAAATGGCTTGAAAATGAATTCTCTTTTTTGGTATTGTAGCAATTTTTGCTACCTCAGCTGCTATGCTTTTTGCTCAAACAGTTCCTGGAGAAGTAATTCAAGGACCATATATTGCAAGAATCTTTATTTCTGAGAATACAGCTGAGAATGGTTCAAACTACCTTTTTATTGAAACATCTCAGTCAGGGGTTATTAATGGCTTTTTGTTTACAGCACCCAGTTTATTGATTTTGGGAATAATTTCAACAGTTTTTATTAATGATTTCATTTTGAAAGAAATTAATCAAGGAAAAATCCTTTCCTGATTAACATTTGCAGTTTCAAGAAAACAAGTTATTTTACTTAAGATAATTGCTATTAATGTCATTAATTTAATCTTAACTTGTACAATGTCAATCATTATTATGGTTTTTTGTGCTCTTGCTGTGGATGCAAATCAGTATTTTGGTAGAGTGGTATTATATTGCTTTAATTTTATTTTATTTAATCTAGTTTTTACAACCATTCTAGCACTAGCTGCTTTATATATGACTGAGAAAATTAGAATCTTTAATTTACTAGTTGCCATAATTTTGTTATATCTTTTTATCACTTGATTCTTATACTTTGTGGTCTATGTTGGACAAGGTGGAGACATTCAAGAAAATGCTTTTAGAGGGTTAAAAGCAGTGAAGTACTTTTCAATTCAAAGTTTCATAGTAAATCCTCTTGATTTTACAGATAAATCTAAAACAGTTGAAAACATTGTTGGAGATTATTTTGTAGTGACTGAAGTATTTGAACTAAATCAAAAAAATGAGTGATTACTTTGATTTGGACCTATTGCATACCTTGGAGTTTTAGCTAGTACAGGTTACTTGTGTGCTTGAAAATTTACAAGAGCAGAAATTATGGTTTAA
- a CDS encoding PTS lactose/cellobiose transporter subunit IIA, which translates to MNRELNFEQISFQIIASAGEAKTNAINSIKLAKENKIFEANLLISEAEKSMIEAEKAHMEVVVEEARGSKFIFPVIFMHAEDQLLTTQTIILMAKEFIEIYDRFNNVKN; encoded by the coding sequence ATGAATAGGGAACTTAATTTTGAACAAATTTCCTTTCAAATTATTGCATCTGCAGGTGAAGCAAAAACCAATGCCATTAATTCAATTAAATTAGCAAAAGAAAATAAAATTTTTGAAGCTAATTTATTAATTTCTGAGGCAGAAAAAAGTATGATTGAAGCTGAAAAGGCTCATATGGAGGTAGTTGTTGAAGAAGCTAGGGGAAGCAAATTTATCTTTCCAGTTATTTTTATGCATGCTGAAGATCAACTTTTAACAACTCAAACAATTATTTTGATGGCTAAGGAATTTATAGAAATTTATGATAGATTTAATAATGTTAAAAATTAA
- a CDS encoding PTS sugar transporter subunit IIB encodes MKKLIVACGSGVATSQLIASKVGMLLEKANVDAVVEAVDIKSLDTYIKTADGFISIVNDGINRGIPEFNGIAFLTGVGEDEELQKIIDFLQT; translated from the coding sequence ATGAAAAAACTAATTGTCGCTTGTGGAAGTGGAGTTGCCACATCTCAACTAATTGCTTCAAAAGTAGGAATGTTACTTGAAAAAGCCAATGTTGATGCAGTGGTTGAAGCTGTTGACATTAAATCACTAGATACTTATATAAAAACTGCTGATGGATTTATCTCAATAGTTAATGATGGTATTAATAGAGGTATACCTGAATTTAATGGGATTGCTTTTCTAACAGGAGTAGGAGAGGATGAAGAACTTCAAAAAATAATTGATTTTTTACAAACTTAA
- a CDS encoding DeoR/GlpR family DNA-binding transcription regulator translates to MSKNRTKKIIDYIQEKNVRSTKTLLKKSNLFECSKITIRRELHKLEAMGYLKLKYGSIDILTYEKYNSDKVYDLFDFDKHYETISSEAIELIDEDDSLFVTSGKTMHYFVKKINKPISLLLTNSVEIAFAAINNGYIKKTIIFGGIINKEKRSTYGPMLEDHINEINVDKLFMSCDHYDSDYIYCNDIYESFIIKKMIENAAKKFMLVDYTKVNSRGTIKTCSKDIFEAIITNSI, encoded by the coding sequence ATGAGCAAAAATAGAACAAAAAAAATAATTGATTATATTCAAGAGAAAAATGTTAGATCGACCAAGACACTTTTAAAAAAATCAAATTTGTTTGAGTGCTCAAAAATTACAATTCGTCGGGAATTGCACAAACTCGAAGCTATGGGTTATTTAAAACTAAAATATGGAAGTATTGATATCTTAACTTATGAAAAGTACAACAGTGACAAAGTTTATGATTTATTTGATTTTGATAAACATTATGAAACAATTTCAAGTGAAGCAATTGAATTAATCGATGAAGATGATAGTTTATTTGTCACTAGTGGTAAAACAATGCACTATTTTGTAAAGAAAATTAATAAACCCATCTCACTATTACTAACCAATTCAGTTGAAATAGCTTTTGCTGCCATAAATAATGGTTACATAAAAAAGACTATTATTTTTGGAGGGATTATTAATAAAGAAAAGCGCTCAACCTATGGACCCATGCTTGAAGATCACATTAATGAAATTAATGTAGATAAATTATTTATGAGTTGTGATCATTATGACAGTGACTACATTTACTGTAATGACATTTATGAAAGTTTTATTATTAAAAAGATGATTGAAAATGCTGCAAAAAAATTCATGTTAGTTGATTACACAAAAGTTAACTCTAGAGGAACTATTAAAACTTGTTCAAAAGATATTTTTGAAGCAATTATTACAAATAGCATTTAA
- a CDS encoding ABC transporter ATP-binding protein: MINIKNVSKHFQEKTANKKISIEVKPNEIFGILGPNGAGKTTLIRQVLGFIKPDSGEILINNVNPWNNSKKLMLDVGYLAGEIATYDFMTGREFIDFNIKFKQNTNKEFLQDLIDYFDFEPSLKTKIKRMSKGTKQKVSIIVATMNKPKFLILDEPTSGLDPVMQDKFNKLILKLKKEGTTVLLCSHMFAEVIKLCERACFIKDGTIIREIATDSLSVESLEKDFLALYSTKELI, encoded by the coding sequence GTGATAAATATAAAAAATGTTAGCAAACATTTTCAAGAAAAGACTGCTAATAAAAAAATATCAATTGAAGTAAAACCAAATGAAATTTTTGGTATCTTGGGTCCTAATGGTGCTGGAAAAACTACACTAATTAGGCAGGTTCTGGGTTTTATAAAACCTGATTCTGGTGAGATACTTATAAATAATGTTAACCCATGAAATAATTCAAAAAAACTAATGCTGGATGTTGGCTATCTTGCTGGTGAAATAGCAACATATGATTTTATGACTGGAAGAGAGTTTATTGATTTCAATATTAAGTTTAAGCAAAATACTAATAAGGAATTTTTACAAGACCTCATTGATTATTTTGATTTTGAACCAAGTTTAAAAACTAAAATAAAAAGAATGTCAAAAGGGACAAAACAAAAAGTTTCAATAATTGTAGCTACAATGAATAAACCTAAGTTTTTAATTTTAGATGAACCAACAAGTGGACTAGATCCAGTAATGCAAGATAAGTTTAATAAACTGATTTTAAAACTAAAAAAAGAGGGAACAACTGTGCTTTTGTGTTCTCATATGTTTGCTGAGGTTATAAAACTTTGTGAAAGAGCTTGCTTTATAAAGGATGGCACCATAATTAGAGAAATAGCAACAGATTCACTTTCAGTTGAAAGTTTAGAAAAAGATTTTTTGGCATTATATTCTACAAAGGAGTTAATTTAA
- a CDS encoding class II aldolase/adducin family protein, giving the protein MLLEKERNLLVKYGKKIFENNLTVGTGGNLSIYNRELNLVALTPSAIPYKKIKPEDICVVDLNGKEVECKQKTTSEIAMHLEIYRQRADVNAVIHSHAKYSTIFAVLHKELQPILHVFGFAGTKTVQVAPYATYGTKKMAEVVCQTLGPTAYNVLLANHGNLSVGVDIESTYNVLEELEFCAEIQWKAECIGKPELISDAEIDNLINKFYHEGY; this is encoded by the coding sequence ATGCTTTTAGAAAAAGAAAGAAATTTACTAGTTAAATATGGTAAAAAGATTTTTGAAAATAACTTAACTGTTGGAACAGGTGGTAATCTAAGTATTTACAATCGTGAATTAAACTTAGTAGCTTTAACACCCAGTGCAATTCCATACAAAAAAATTAAACCTGAAGATATTTGTGTGGTTGATCTCAATGGAAAAGAGGTTGAATGTAAACAAAAGACCACTAGTGAAATTGCTATGCATCTTGAAATTTATCGTCAACGAGCAGATGTTAATGCAGTAATTCACAGTCATGCAAAGTACTCAACTATTTTTGCAGTTTTACACAAAGAACTTCAACCAATTTTACATGTTTTTGGTTTTGCAGGTACAAAAACAGTCCAAGTGGCACCATATGCCACATATGGAACTAAAAAAATGGCAGAAGTAGTTTGTCAAACATTAGGTCCAACTGCATATAATGTCTTGTTAGCAAATCATGGTAATCTCAGTGTTGGAGTTGATATTGAAAGCACATATAATGTTTTAGAAGAATTAGAATTTTGTGCTGAAATTCAATGAAAAGCTGAATGTATTGGTAAACCAGAATTAATTAGTGATGCTGAAATTGATAATCTAATTAATAAGTTTTATCATGAAGGTTATTAA